Sequence from the [Bacteroides] pectinophilus genome:
CTTGTAAGAGTCTCAGTCGTAGGAAATGTATAGTTCTTTGCCGTAAGACTATATTTCATTCCCGGATTTATCCCAAGATATGCACGCATAAGGCTTGCCCCATGATACTCATGAGCAAGTGAAATATTCATGCAGCTGACATCGCCTATTATTCCACTTTTAATAAGTCTGATAACTGCTTTATTATGCGGATACTCACGGTACTGTTCGGCAACCACCTGTTTTTGCACTGCCTTGTTATATTCATACATCCTGAAAAGTGATTCTGTATCAAGTCCTGCCGGTGTCTCTGACAAAACTGTCATCCCTCTGTCCATCCATTCTATAGCCGTATCACATATTGATGCCTTACTTACCGCAATAACCGCAAAGTCCGGTCTCATATTTATACAATCATCTATCGATGTAACTGTATTTATTCCGTATTCCTGCGCAATCTTATCTGCCTTTTCCTGTCTCCTGCAATACATCGCATCAAGGCAAAACAGTTCCGGCATGGCTTTTGCTACACGCACATAATACATCGCTCTCCATCCGGAACCTACAATTATAAAATGATATCTGTCCATATGCATCCTCCGGTAATAAATCTTTCAATTCTCCAATCATGCGTACATTCTGCTGCTCCATATATTAAGCCTGTTTTTCACACTAATTGTCTTTCTCCGTCTTTACATTTACAATGCATATACCTATGCACACAAGTATGAGTGCAACAAGCGCGTTCCAGCCAAGCTCTGCTCCGCCCTCGCCAAGCCACCATGCTGAGAGGATAACTCCGAATACCGGATTGGTAAAGCCAAATATCGCAACCTTTGAAACCGGGTTGTACTTAAGAAGTATTCCCCAGAGTGCGTATGCGACTGCCGATATGCACGCCAGATACAAAAGCATAAGGATGGCGCTAACCGAAACCTGTGTAATTCTTCCGCCCATTACAAGTCCGAGAATAACCATCACTATTCCACCGAATATGAACTGGTAACCGCTGAGCATTACCGGGTTGTCCTTCTTAGAATAGTTCTTCATGAGACATGATGAAAATGCATATGAAAGAGCACATAAGAACAGGCTTCCGTCACCCATAAGACTTAAGTCCATGTCTATCTTCTGTCCATTCATGCTGACAATGATAACGCCTGCGAATCCGATTACGCAGCCTGCCACCTTTTTAAGATTAAGCTTTTCCTGTCTGAATATCAGCGCTGCTACAAGGATTACAAAAAATGTATTGGAACCGTTTATTATCGATGCCTTAACACCACTGTTGTGAGCAAGTCCTATATAGAAGAATATGTACTGAAGTATCGTCTGAAATATCGAAAGCTTAACGATGCTTGGAAGCGAGCTTTTAGTAGGCAGCAATGCACCGCGGTTAAGAATGCTTCCGATAATTATTGTAAGTATTCCGGCAAGAACGAATCTTGTTCCCGCAAATAAAATCTGTGTCCATGTCTCACCTGACGGTATGTTAAAAAGCGCATATCCAAGCTTTATGCACGGTGACGCGCTTCCCCACAGGAATGTACACACAAG
This genomic interval carries:
- a CDS encoding DMT family transporter — protein: MKNTTNAVNKTQILQKTWVVCALALVCTFLWGSASPCIKLGYALFNIPSGETWTQILFAGTRFVLAGILTIIIGSILNRGALLPTKSSLPSIVKLSIFQTILQYIFFYIGLAHNSGVKASIINGSNTFFVILVAALIFRQEKLNLKKVAGCVIGFAGVIIVSMNGQKIDMDLSLMGDGSLFLCALSYAFSSCLMKNYSKKDNPVMLSGYQFIFGGIVMVILGLVMGGRITQVSVSAILMLLYLACISAVAYALWGILLKYNPVSKVAIFGFTNPVFGVILSAWWLGEGGAELGWNALVALILVCIGICIVNVKTEKDN
- a CDS encoding Gfo/Idh/MocA family oxidoreductase, with protein sequence MDRYHFIIVGSGWRAMYYVRVAKAMPELFCLDAMYCRRQEKADKIAQEYGINTVTSIDDCINMRPDFAVIAVSKASICDTAIEWMDRGMTVLSETPAGLDTESLFRMYEYNKAVQKQVVAEQYREYPHNKAVIRLIKSGIIGDVSCMNISLAHEYHGASLMRAYLGINPGMKYSLTAKNYTFPTTETLTRYERYTDGRIADKKRCVASFEFENGKVAWYDFDSEQYRSPIRKNTYKIQGTRGEIIDDKVYYLDENNNGAEADIDIKTRIVNRGDINPNFAVIREVESISFQGKVLYQPAHGLCGLSEDETAIAALMEKTALYSRGMGPSPYSIEDALADAYAMIRLNAMAKADKPVGKADL